The Zingiber officinale cultivar Zhangliang chromosome 10A, Zo_v1.1, whole genome shotgun sequence genome contains a region encoding:
- the LOC122027879 gene encoding bZIP transcription factor 11-like, whose protein sequence is MASPGGTSSGSSLLHNSGGDEGLQTVTDQKKRKRMISNRESARRSRMRKQKQLSDLITESSQLQKENSQATMLLNIITRRCATVEAENSILRAQVMELSYALESLDEITQSIRGSNNMVLWDGTQLMNSLMISSWNFRYINQPMMAPAEKMFYYRQGAY, encoded by the coding sequence ATGGCTTCTCCTGGTGGCACTTCTTCCGGTTCCTCTCTTCTCCATAACTCCGGCGGCGACGAAGGTCTGCAGACTGTCACGGACCAGAAGAAGCGGAAGCGAATGATATCTAATCGCGAATCCGCAAGGCGATCCAGGATGCGCAAGCAGAAGCAGCTGTCGGATTTGATAACCGAGTCGAGTCAGCTGCAGAAGGAGAACAGCCAGGCCACAATGCTCTTGAACATCATCACACGGCGCTGCGCGACCGTGGAAGCCGAGAACTCTATTCTTAGAGCTCAGGTGATGGAGCTCAGCTATGCACTCGAGTCACTTGATGAGATAACGCAGAGCATAAGAGGAAGCAACAATATGGTCTTGTGGGACGGGACACAGCTGATGAATAGCCTTATGATCAGTTCGTGGAACTTCAGATATATAAACCAACCCATGATGGCTCCAGCAGAGAAAATGTTTTACTATCGACAGGGAGCTTATTAA